In Carassius gibelio isolate Cgi1373 ecotype wild population from Czech Republic chromosome B13, carGib1.2-hapl.c, whole genome shotgun sequence, one genomic interval encodes:
- the LOC127970679 gene encoding transmembrane protein 234, which yields MVSTSEVFCLLLVAILWGGTNPFLKRGTEGIEGVQKDNKLLQFLAEVKFLFLNIKYLIPFLLNQSGSLVFYFTLASTDLSLAVPMVNSLTFLFTLLMGKLLGEEFGGKRAVLGMLLIMSGVTVCVLSSVSETDGAGARNTSDL from the exons ATGGTGTCAACAA GTGAAGTGTTTTGTCTGTTGTTGGTCGCGATCTTATGGGGAGGCACAAACCCATTCCTGAAAAGAGGCACAGAGGGCATAGAAGGGGTTCAGAAAGATAACAAACTCCTCCAGTTTCTGGCTGAGGTCAAATTCTTGTTTCTCAATATCAAG tatTTGATCCCATTTCTGTTGAACCAAAGTGGATCTTTAGTGTTCTACTTCACTCTTGCTTCTACAG ATCTGTCTCTAGCTGTACCCATGGTGAACTCCCTCACATTTCTGTTCACGCTATTAATGGGTAAATTACTTGGAGAGGAGTTTGGAGGAAAAA GAGCTGTGTTGGGTATGTTACTCATCATGTCTGGAGTGACTGTGTGTGTACTGAGTTCTGTCTCTGAGACAGATGGCGCAGGAGCCCGCAACACAAGTGATCTTTGA